One Sulfolobales archaeon DNA window includes the following coding sequences:
- a CDS encoding hotdog domain-containing protein — MPFEARYRIYWSETDAAGIAHFSSILRIVERAEEDLYRSKGLSEIHRMLPRIEVHARFRSPLRWGDEISVRLELDEARTRGLRYRFEIINITT, encoded by the coding sequence TATAGGATCTACTGGTCTGAGACTGATGCAGCTGGTATAGCCCATTTCTCAAGCATCCTCAGAATTGTTGAGAGGGCTGAGGAGGATCTATATAGGTCTAAGGGGCTGTCTGAGATACATAGAATGCTTCCTAGGATTGAGGTGCATGCTAGGTTTAGAAGTCCTCTTAGATGGGGAGACGAGATCTCTGTGAGGCTCGAGCTTGATGAGGCTAGGACAAGGGGGCTTAGATATAGGTTTGAGATCATAAATATAACTACT